Proteins from a genomic interval of Papaver somniferum cultivar HN1 chromosome 4, ASM357369v1, whole genome shotgun sequence:
- the LOC113276495 gene encoding nucleoside diphosphate kinase 2, chloroplastic-like: MEAMAVFGGNSCVVSSIHSSSHRNGTSSLSYSAQNLTLRNTNHLAAFRSSSSLFSFSHVKIHSKKNKPHIFLPHLVASMKQVDETYIMIKPDGVQRGLVGEIISRFERKGFKLTGLKLFQCPKELAEEHYKDLSSKPFFPSLIEYITSGPVVCMAWEGVGIVPSARKLIGATNPLQAEPGTIRGDLAVQTGRNVVHGSDSPENGKREIDLWFNEEEVIQWTPAQAPWLRE; encoded by the exons ATGGAAGCCATGGCTGTTTTCGGAGGAAATTCATGTGTTGTCTCATCTATTCATTCATCATCACATAGAAATGGAACCTCATCTTTATCTTACTCTGCTCAAAATCTTACCTTACGCAACACTAATCATCTTGCAGCATTTCGTTCATCTTCTTCACTTTTCTCATTTTCTCATGTTAAAATACATTCCAAGAAAAATAAACCCCATATCTTCCTTCCTCACTTGGTTGCTTCCATGAAACAAGTTGATGAAACTTATATTATGATTAAGCCAGATGGAGTTCAACGTGGGCTG gttggagaaataatttctagGTTTGAAAGGAAAGGGTTTAAGTTGACTGGTTTGAAGCTATTTCAATGTCCTAAAGAATTAGCAGAG GAGCATTACAAAGATCTAAGTTCGAAGCCGTTCTTCCCTAGCCTCATCGAGTACATTACTTCCGGCCCAGTTGTTTGTATG GCATGGGAGGGTGTCGGTATTGTTCCATCAGCACGTAAGCTTATAGGGGCAACAAATCCTCTCCAAGCCGAACCAGGCACCATTAGAGGGGATTTAGCTGTTCAAACAGGAAG GAACGTCGTTCATGGAAGTGACAGTCCTGAGAATGGCAAGCGTGAAATTG ATCTCTGGTTCAATGAAGAAGAAGTAATTCAGTGGACACCAGCTCAAGCACCTTGGCTCAGGGAATAA